In Cytobacillus oceanisediminis, the following proteins share a genomic window:
- a CDS encoding peptidoglycan-binding domain-containing protein, with amino-acid sequence MSNIKRITNLSDYQSVLPYASELFGVYNSLIGWNSKRQLDRIKNNIKYENNALLSRLSPYLEVKTNINFGKKCSISAPDLKPAGFAAPKLIPQDSIVLQQISEKIYNFGKVPNKEDEWRHLVNNDFLTEILRTKVIDHYNEVLASCCEENDTEEKKEKCQEEVRSGIANETVIAGVIKELVVNGRVNELNNIFFKKLDMDSKDSFLQALNKKDMDFTDPYLTFDPKKDVKNAALSPLGIVHLFRQYFFELDTFLGTPTGHVWLSPGSTVELVEVSTRRTTTEKTVETFFETTKKKETNITDQDDISDAVKEENKEDLKLGFTTTVNQSWGTGDASATASLNMDKTQQSSREKTHKRMRQQSEKLSSEIRENYKSTFKTVTEVTDTSSKRYVIANNTKKLINYELRRKMRQVGVQVQDIGTYLCWETFVEDPGEDLGLAEMIHYAQPTDLVPMPDQTEIPIPADQVIPFTANAKWDFDDQRQHGFVTLTMIDPPKAPDGFEVVVVEGIIPATQISGTGDDFHGVWGFGARFTPSKQLEIGVITGPGGLEWDKRVDFVVGGTLRYTASTAKREEIAAANKKKKEEGIAATNENNRKSKEAFYKAVKERVELASGINKRKFEELREEERIIIYRRLIRSLMTDAHYDNVVKGSEHGRHVLSELINSIFDIDKMLYFVAPEWWKPRKHMQKFKTLSDIQTQLDGNLVPWPDSPPRKDNYLITEKSQPAPLGSSLGWLLQLDGDNLRNTFLNAPWVKAVIPVRPGKEKAAINWLQNANIEGVDGLKCDYAAPEDELNQIKTRLGLEPEATVTIQNAIDYLCFQVAEKHEESNKVNTYPETELNVDNKVTSTPVEKVFEHGFYPLQNGFRVDPNDPNRDPNNKDKNFQVFDQWIEVLPTDQMVPVEVTYNPLTGRQIPIECERESGIPEVMEIIIDSTITDTSTAPYPGHVVKLGDKGAEVKKIQARLNEANIDVNIDGIFDPNTQMKVKEFQKRFELQVDGIVGPETWHTLFNSDLKAAPHLRSLGIEALGNPES; translated from the coding sequence TTGTCAAATATTAAGAGAATAACTAATTTATCCGACTATCAATCCGTACTGCCTTACGCTAGTGAGCTCTTTGGCGTATATAATTCCTTGATCGGTTGGAATTCTAAAAGGCAGCTCGACCGAATCAAAAACAATATTAAATATGAAAATAACGCTCTATTATCTCGATTGAGTCCTTATTTGGAAGTCAAGACAAATATCAATTTCGGTAAAAAATGTTCAATTTCGGCTCCCGACTTGAAGCCTGCGGGATTTGCTGCTCCTAAATTGATTCCCCAGGATTCCATTGTACTTCAGCAAATCAGCGAAAAAATTTATAATTTTGGAAAGGTTCCAAATAAGGAAGATGAGTGGCGGCACCTTGTGAACAATGACTTTCTTACGGAAATCCTTAGAACCAAAGTCATCGACCATTACAATGAAGTTTTAGCCAGCTGCTGCGAAGAAAACGACACGGAGGAAAAAAAGGAAAAATGTCAAGAAGAGGTGAGGAGTGGTATCGCCAATGAAACAGTGATTGCAGGGGTCATTAAAGAGCTAGTTGTAAATGGTCGCGTCAATGAATTAAACAATATCTTTTTTAAAAAATTGGACATGGACTCAAAGGACTCTTTCCTTCAAGCGTTAAACAAGAAAGACATGGATTTTACGGACCCTTACCTGACCTTTGATCCAAAAAAAGACGTAAAAAACGCTGCATTGTCCCCGCTTGGTATTGTCCATTTGTTCCGACAGTATTTCTTTGAGTTGGACACGTTTCTTGGGACGCCAACTGGCCACGTATGGCTAAGCCCCGGATCAACAGTAGAACTGGTAGAGGTTAGTACTCGGAGGACTACTACCGAAAAGACCGTTGAAACATTTTTTGAAACCACGAAAAAAAAGGAGACCAATATAACGGACCAAGATGATATAAGTGATGCGGTGAAGGAAGAAAACAAAGAAGATCTTAAACTTGGTTTCACAACCACCGTGAATCAATCGTGGGGTACTGGAGACGCTTCCGCCACAGCAAGCCTTAACATGGACAAAACCCAACAGTCCTCCAGGGAAAAAACTCATAAAAGGATGAGACAACAGAGCGAAAAGCTATCAAGCGAAATACGTGAAAATTATAAATCGACTTTTAAAACTGTTACAGAGGTAACAGACACGTCAAGTAAACGGTATGTTATAGCCAACAACACAAAAAAGCTAATTAACTATGAATTACGTAGAAAGATGAGACAGGTTGGTGTACAAGTCCAAGATATTGGTACTTATCTATGTTGGGAGACCTTTGTTGAAGATCCCGGTGAAGATCTTGGACTTGCGGAAATGATTCATTACGCCCAACCGACCGATCTCGTGCCGATGCCGGACCAGACAGAAATACCCATTCCTGCCGATCAAGTGATTCCTTTTACAGCAAATGCGAAATGGGATTTTGACGACCAACGACAACACGGATTTGTAACACTTACAATGATCGATCCCCCGAAGGCACCAGACGGTTTTGAAGTTGTCGTTGTTGAAGGAATCATTCCGGCCACACAGATCTCAGGTACTGGTGATGATTTCCACGGAGTTTGGGGTTTCGGGGCTCGGTTTACGCCATCTAAACAGCTTGAAATTGGTGTCATCACGGGTCCCGGTGGCCTTGAATGGGACAAACGCGTAGACTTTGTAGTCGGTGGAACGTTGAGATATACAGCGAGCACAGCCAAAAGAGAAGAAATCGCAGCCGCCAACAAAAAGAAGAAAGAAGAGGGTATTGCAGCAACCAACGAAAATAACCGTAAATCCAAAGAAGCTTTTTACAAGGCTGTTAAGGAGCGTGTCGAACTTGCCAGCGGGATCAACAAGCGCAAATTTGAAGAGTTGCGAGAAGAAGAACGCATCATTATTTACCGTAGGCTCATACGTTCCTTGATGACTGATGCTCATTACGACAATGTGGTAAAAGGTAGCGAGCACGGCCGTCACGTTCTCTCGGAATTGATAAACTCAATCTTTGATATTGATAAGATGCTGTACTTTGTCGCTCCAGAGTGGTGGAAGCCCCGTAAGCATATGCAGAAATTTAAGACTTTGTCCGACATCCAGACACAGCTTGACGGTAACCTCGTTCCCTGGCCTGATAGTCCTCCGCGGAAAGACAATTACCTGATTACTGAAAAATCGCAACCAGCACCGTTGGGCAGTTCGCTCGGATGGCTTTTGCAATTAGACGGGGACAATTTGCGAAATACCTTCCTTAACGCACCCTGGGTTAAAGCAGTTATCCCTGTACGGCCCGGAAAGGAGAAGGCTGCTATAAATTGGCTACAAAACGCTAATATAGAGGGGGTTGATGGCCTGAAATGTGATTACGCTGCTCCAGAAGATGAACTAAACCAAATCAAAACGAGGTTGGGACTAGAACCTGAAGCGACAGTCACCATACAAAACGCAATCGACTATCTTTGCTTTCAAGTTGCAGAGAAACATGAGGAATCCAATAAAGTCAACACTTATCCGGAAACTGAGCTAAACGTTGATAACAAGGTTACTTCAACTCCAGTTGAAAAGGTCTTTGAGCATGGTTTTTATCCACTACAAAATGGCTTCCGTGTAGACCCGAACGATCCAAATCGGGATCCTAACAATAAAGATAAGAACTTCCAAGTTTTCGACCAATGGATTGAAGTACTACCGACTGATCAAATGGTCCCTGTCGAGGTAACCTACAACCCGCTTACAGGGAGGCAAATTCCCATAGAATGTGAACGAGAGTCTGGAATACCTGAAGTAATGGAAATAATCATCGATAGTACCATTACAGATACTTCTACTGCACCTTATCCCGGCCATGTTGTGAAACTAGGTGATAAGGGAGCAGAGGTGAAAAAGATTCAGGCTCGTCTCAATGAAGCGAATATTGATGTTAATATTGATGGTATTTTTGACCCGAATACTCAGATGAAGGTAAAAGAATTTCAAAAAAGATTCGAGCTTCAAGTTGACGGAATAGTTGGTCCAGAAACTTGGCACACTCTCTTTAACTCTGATTTAAAAGCAGCGCCTCATTTACGAAGTCTTGGGATAGAGGCGTTAGGTAATCCGGAGAGTTGA
- a CDS encoding SDR family oxidoreductase, with the protein MKVLVLGGKGFLGSSLIAQANKKKVTIYGTSRHAVDKKNIIQVDVNNFSSLKGMIAEIKPDVIVWTLMSNDNEMELIHTGLNNLLTVIKPETKLIFISTDAVFTEGLGNYKESDTIGFLPNDAPLSVYVNAKHTGEQLIRHLHNNHIIVRIGPLYGDRNNIEKRTNRIIRLMEENQEVKAATNLYRTFTHVNDLSNAILELIYNEFTGTLHLGPKQSISYFTFYERRLKQLGIHTTITPYEIDTDKERYVSLDTSLNTQKANNLIKTTFQII; encoded by the coding sequence ATGAAAGTACTCGTACTAGGTGGGAAGGGGTTTCTTGGCTCTTCTTTAATTGCCCAGGCAAATAAAAAAAAGGTAACTATTTACGGAACTTCACGTCACGCAGTAGATAAAAAGAATATCATACAAGTAGATGTTAATAATTTCTCCTCTTTAAAAGGGATGATAGCTGAAATTAAACCAGATGTTATTGTCTGGACTCTTATGAGTAACGATAACGAAATGGAATTAATCCACACAGGTCTTAATAATTTGTTGACAGTCATTAAACCTGAAACAAAACTTATTTTCATTTCAACTGATGCCGTATTTACTGAAGGGCTAGGAAACTATAAGGAATCGGATACAATAGGTTTTCTCCCAAATGATGCTCCTCTTTCTGTATATGTAAATGCAAAACATACGGGAGAACAACTAATTAGGCATCTCCATAACAATCATATAATTGTTCGAATAGGACCACTCTATGGTGACCGAAATAATATAGAAAAAAGAACAAACCGAATCATCCGATTAATGGAGGAAAATCAAGAAGTTAAAGCAGCAACTAATTTATACCGTACATTTACACACGTTAATGATTTATCGAATGCAATACTTGAATTGATTTACAATGAATTTACAGGAACTCTACACTTAGGACCTAAACAGAGCATAAGTTATTTTACATTTTATGAAAGACGGTTAAAGCAACTTGGAATTCATACGACTATAACACCATACGAAATAGATACGGATAAAGAAAGGTATGTTTCTCTAGATACTTCACTTAACACTCAAAAGGCAAACAATTTAATAAAGACTACTTTTCAAATAATATAA
- a CDS encoding antibiotic biosynthesis monooxygenase family protein yields the protein MNGIVKTPEPPYYAVIFSSQRTEGDRGYGKMAEKMVELASQQKGFLGVESARDEGLGITVSYWVSLDAIKNWKENSAHQVAQDRGKNEWYKSFALRVCKVERDNFFEI from the coding sequence ATGAATGGAATTGTAAAAACTCCTGAACCACCTTATTACGCAGTGATTTTTTCATCACAAAGAACTGAGGGAGATAGAGGTTACGGAAAAATGGCGGAAAAAATGGTAGAGTTAGCTTCTCAGCAAAAGGGATTCTTAGGCGTGGAAAGTGCTCGTGATGAAGGGTTAGGAATTACAGTTTCATATTGGGTTTCCTTGGATGCAATAAAGAATTGGAAGGAAAACTCAGCACATCAAGTTGCACAGGATAGAGGTAAAAATGAATGGTATAAGAGCTTCGCGCTAAGAGTGTGTAAAGTAGAAAGGGATAACTTTTTCGAAATATAA
- a CDS encoding DUF2294 domain-containing protein produces MTIEHQFNMLVREIRKECVGNGPREITTRFAGPWAISEMKGNLTNIEKFMIESSEGHQMVHEARTTLVKRIYEDSSKVKKLEELVQAKLVSIYADINIDLDIAMTVYVFDKDIRVNEK; encoded by the coding sequence ATGACAATTGAACATCAATTCAATATGCTGGTTCGGGAAATACGTAAAGAATGTGTTGGGAATGGACCGAGAGAAATTACCACACGGTTTGCAGGTCCCTGGGCGATTAGTGAGATGAAAGGGAATCTGACTAATATAGAAAAATTTATGATTGAATCAAGTGAAGGACATCAGATGGTTCATGAGGCAAGGACTACATTAGTGAAAAGGATCTATGAGGATTCTTCTAAAGTAAAAAAATTGGAGGAATTAGTTCAGGCGAAGCTTGTCAGCATTTATGCGGATATTAATATAGATTTGGATATTGCCATGACTGTTTATGTGTTTGACAAAGATATTAGGGTTAATGAAAAGTAG
- a CDS encoding phosphate-starvation-inducible protein PsiE, with product MAVLDRLNKGNWLIKFYQIMLNSSLSILSCALIFFLFRELYHIVNDAFIGNYNVHDILGKVLVFFLYFGFISMIVEYFKENYHFPLRNLLYIGITATIRFIIVNNEHPIQNLWLSLVVLVLMISYFLPSKRLFLIGERGES from the coding sequence ATGGCTGTATTAGATCGATTGAATAAAGGGAACTGGTTAATAAAATTTTATCAGATAATGTTAAATTCATCGTTGAGTATTCTAAGCTGTGCCCTCATTTTTTTTCTTTTTAGGGAACTTTACCATATTGTAAATGATGCATTTATTGGAAATTATAATGTACATGATATTCTTGGGAAGGTTTTAGTATTTTTCCTGTATTTCGGATTTATTTCGATGATTGTTGAATATTTCAAGGAAAATTATCATTTTCCATTAAGGAACCTTCTCTATATAGGAATTACAGCGACCATCCGTTTTATCATTGTGAATAATGAACATCCAATCCAAAATCTGTGGTTATCTTTAGTAGTATTGGTCCTTATGATTAGTTATTTTTTACCAAGTAAGAGGTTGTTTTTAATCGGCGAAAGAGGAGAATCGTAA